In Culicoidibacter larvae, a single genomic region encodes these proteins:
- the queA gene encoding tRNA preQ1(34) S-adenosylmethionine ribosyltransferase-isomerase QueA — translation MKVTDFDFELPESLIAQTPLKDRDTSKLMVVDREYNSITHTHFRHILDFLEPGDVLVLNDSRVLPARLFGEKTETGAAIEVLLLKEEENMVWEALVKPAKRVKIGTAVDFGGGLLQATCVDEGEDGIRHLQFSCDGIFLEVLEQLGTMPLPPYIHERLEDQERYQTVYAREQGSAAAPTAGLHFTKELLAELEQRGIELAYVTLHVGLGTFRPMSAEHTENHVMHSEFYQLNEETAARLQRAKDEGRRIISVGTTSTRTLETIVRDHGQFVASSGWTDIFITPGFEFKAIDGLLTNFHLPKSTLIMLVSAFASRELIMEAYAQAVSHEYRFFSFGDAMLIL, via the coding sequence ATGAAGGTAACTGATTTTGATTTTGAATTACCGGAATCATTGATAGCACAAACGCCGCTTAAGGATCGTGATACGTCTAAGTTGATGGTTGTTGATCGTGAGTATAACAGTATTACCCATACTCATTTTCGACATATTCTTGATTTTTTAGAACCGGGTGATGTTTTAGTTTTAAATGATTCGCGGGTTCTGCCGGCGCGTTTATTTGGTGAAAAGACGGAGACCGGTGCAGCAATTGAAGTTTTGTTGCTTAAAGAGGAAGAGAATATGGTTTGGGAGGCATTGGTGAAGCCGGCAAAGCGAGTAAAAATCGGAACTGCTGTTGACTTTGGCGGCGGCTTGTTGCAGGCGACTTGTGTTGATGAGGGTGAAGATGGTATTCGCCACCTGCAGTTTAGTTGTGATGGTATTTTTCTTGAAGTGCTGGAGCAGCTTGGAACGATGCCTTTACCACCATATATTCATGAACGTCTTGAAGATCAAGAACGGTACCAGACTGTATATGCCCGTGAACAAGGGTCGGCAGCAGCGCCAACAGCGGGATTGCATTTTACTAAAGAATTATTAGCTGAACTTGAGCAACGCGGCATTGAGTTGGCGTATGTGACTTTGCACGTTGGACTGGGGACGTTTCGACCGATGAGTGCCGAACATACCGAGAATCATGTGATGCATTCCGAGTTCTATCAGTTGAATGAGGAGACTGCTGCACGGCTGCAACGGGCGAAAGATGAAGGCCGGCGAATTATTTCGGTAGGAACGACTTCGACGCGAACATTGGAGACTATTGTTCGTGACCATGGTCAGTTTGTTGCAAGCAGTGGCTGGACCGATATTTTTATTACACCGGGATTTGAGTTTAAGGCTATTGATGGTTTGTTGACGAACTTTCATTTGCCTAAGTCAACTTTAATTATGTTGGTGTCAGCTTTTGCGAGTCGCGAGTTGATTATGGAGGCGTATGCTCAGGCAGTTAGTCATGAGTATCGTTTCTTTAGTTTTGGCGATGCGATGTTGATTTTGTAG